Genomic DNA from Ilyobacter polytropus DSM 2926:
CACATAAAAATAAATATCATATGAAAAAAGGGTGACCCACATGTATTTTTAATACCTGGGGCACCCTTTTTATATTTTCAGTATATATGTAGTTTTTAAATTAACTTTTTATATTAGATAGTTAAAAGGGAATATATTACCCCTATAGATCCAGCTATAGTTAGTCCTAAAACAATTTTAGTAGACATCTTTCCTTCATTTTCTGCAGCTTTACCAAACATTCCAAATACCAACGGATGAACTAGGAAAGGCATTGCAAAGATAAATGCTATCAGACCTGCTGCTGTTCCTCCAAACATTCCTCCCTGTACTGCTGCAAATAAACCAAAGTGAGAAAGTGCTGAAGACACTGCTATTGAAACCTGTTCTAAAGGCATTCCTGCAACGTTTAGCATAGTGAAACTTCCGAATACAGCAACTACCTGCCATCCAAATGCAAACTGCATAAGACCCTTTACTTCTTGTCCGTCGTCACCATCTGCTTTTCTTAAAGTTCCAATGGAAAATACAACAATTGCAAGACCTACACATATTAAAGGCAAAGTCCAGGCAACTATAATGCTCCCACGCTCTGCACTAGCAGCAAGGATAGAGAATACGAAGACATGTCCAAAGAACGGAATGTTTATCATTATAGGGGCTCTTGAAGCCGCCTTTTCTCCTAAGTCTCCACCGGTACAAGCACCTGTCAGTCCAGAGTGAGAAAGTGCTCCTGCCATTCCCGGAGCCAGATTTCTTACATTATTTGATTTACAAAGGAATATAAGTATTGCAAGTCCAGAAAACATCCAGAATACCTGACCTGAAAAACCATAAATCATAACATTTTTAACCCCTGCTATTTTGAAGGCGTCAGCCATTCTAGATCCACCTACTAGAAAACTTCCTGCCAACACTACTGGAATTCCTGCAAATAAAAGTGCATTTAAAGTCGGTCCAAATTTCCAGTTTGAAAATATCATACCTAGACCTGCCGATATAAGCATAGCGAAGAAAATCTGAGGAAGTGCGATAAATGGCTTAACCATTGATGCTATTTTAAGAGAAAGCATAAGAATACCTAGTATAGCTACCATCTCAACAAAACCTTTTCTTATATAAACTTGCTTGCTTGCTATTTTTGCCTTATTATCGATAAATATTATAGCCAGTACAATACTCAGGTAAGCCAAGAGCATATATGATTTTCCTAATACGCTATCTCCCTGAACCCCAACTATTAAGCTGTGAGTAGTTTGTATACCTATTAAAATAAAAAACGCTCTTATCAAAAAGAAAATCTGTGTACTGTTTGTTCCAAGAATTGTCTCATCCTTAGACGGTATCATTATATCGTCTACTTTGAGATCTTCCTTACAGAATATCTTTTTTATCTCTTGTCCCCCTACAAAGAAAGATGCTATAAGTGCGATAACCGTTGTTTTACTCGCCAATACTACCATTGGGAATTCAGCCAGTCCCGGAGTTGCCATTTGACTTTTTACCAATAGATATCCCATTGCCAGTCCAAATACAACAATTATTAGTATCGAGGAATATTTAGTCCCCGCTACAACTGTCCTTGATACCAACACCATAGTTATTAGTATTAGCATAGTGATAAAAAAATGATTCAGAGCTGAAATGTGTACAATTTGATCCATAACTTGTTCCAATTTTTGTTTACCTCCTTGAAGTTTTATGTTTAAGAAAGTTTAAATCGACACTAGGTTTTATTCTGTAGAAAAACTTCATTCTCTACCAAGAACGCTTTCCACATTTTTTAGTTTGAGTATTTTCCATTCGAATAATGATGAAATACTTTTTTAAAATTAACTTTTTTAAAAAATCGCATAAAAAAATAGGCCAACACAAAGAGATTACTTTGTAGTGGTCTATTAAAGTCTTGGCATACGCCTTCTCTAATCTTTACCGACAAAACAATATACTATAATTAGATTATTAAAATGTTCAAACTTCTGTAAAATATACTAATAGTCTTTTGACTTATTCAGTACTTTTATTAAAATCGATTTATTATAACTTAAATTTTGTACAATGTCAATTCATTTTTACATTTATTCTAATTATTCAGACAGACCCTTTTTAAAAAGGGTCTGTCTGAATATAAGGTTTAGGCTTCCTTTAAATACCCCGTATTTTTAGAAACTTTATTTTTATTGATAACTAGAACAAGGGAAACTATCCCCACAATCACTCCACCAAAATAAGGAACGGATCCTGTCATTCTTAGACCTTCAGGAGCCATAAGAATATAACAAGTCATTACCCCTGTCATAAAAGAAGCAGGCACTCCAGTGACAAACATGTTTTTATTATTCTTAATCAAAAAGTATGTACACATCCAGAGGGTGAATGTTGCTAGTATTTGATTTGTAAACGCCACATATCTCCAAAGAGTTGTAAATCCAAGCTGAGACATAAAACCAGCTACTAAAAAGAGCGGAGCAGAAACCAAAATACGGTTTTTAAAGGATTTTTGCTCAATCCCAACTGCATCTGCTATAGTTAATCTTGCACTTCTAAAAGCAGTATCTCCTGTGGAGATAGGCAGTGCAATTACTCCAAATCCTACTAAAATAATACCGGCTTTTCCGAGAAGTGACTTGGATATCTCACTTATAGCTACCATTCCTCCGCCACTTTGTGCCAGTCCCTCTGTACCTCCGAAAAATGCTATTGCTATTGCAGCCCATGTAAGAGCCACTATCCCCTCTATAATCATCGCACCATAAAAGGCCTTCCTTCCGGAAAATTCACTTTTAAGGCATCTCCCCATGAGTACACTCTGGGTAGAGTGAAAACCTGAGATAGCTCCACATGATATTACCACAAACATAAATGGGAAGATAGGCTTTCCTGCAGGATGAAGATTCTGAAATGACACCTCAGGAATGCTGTACCCTTTTATTAAAAGTGAAGCCATAAGAGCCACAACCATTATTATCAAAGAAGCTCCGAAAATTGGGTATATTTTACCGATTATTTTGTCAATTGGAAGCATAGTAGCAATGATATAATATATTGCTATCAAAAAAAGCCAGATTTCCTTTGATATTCCTGTATAGCTTTTCATTATTTCTGCAGGACCTGTTATAAATGCTATCCCAACTATTATCAATAAGATTACAGTGACAATTTTTATAAATCTCTCTGCACCTTTTCCAAGATACTTTCCTATAAGTTCAGGAATATTTTTTCCAGAATGTCTCATCGATATAAGTCCTGCATAATAGTCATGTACAGACCCGGCAAAAATACACCCGAATACTATCCAAAGAAAGGCAGCAGGTCCCCACATAGCTCCTGCTATAGCACCAGTTACAGGACCTAAACCTGCTATATTTAAAAATTGAATCAAAAGAGCTTTTTTCCAATTTATCTCAACATAATCCACTCCATCATTCATTGTCGTTACCGGAGTATCTCTAGAATCCACCCCAAAGTTTTTCTCAAGATATTTTCCATAAATAAAATAAGCTGAAATCAGCATCGCAACACTTATAAAATAACTATACATATTTATCCCCCTATAAACACCATCATAACTTTTTATTTTTAAATTTTAACCACCTAAAATATTATTAAGGCAGTTGCCAAAAAGGATAATAATATCCTCAGCAACTGCCCTTTAAGCCATTTAAATATCAAATCTCAGCTTATTTTTTAAGCCAAGACATCATTCCTCTTAACTCATTTCCTACTTTTTCTACCTGGTGTTCTTGCTCAGTTTTTCTCTTTTCGTTCATGAATTCCATTGTTTCACATTCTTTTATAAAGTTTCTAGCAAAAGTACCGTCTTGGATATCTTTTAATACTTCCTTCATTCCTTCTCTAGATTCTTTAGTTATAACTTTAGTTCCAGTGATGTAGTCTCCGTATTCAGCTGTATTTGAGATAGAGTCTCTCATAGATGTGAATCCACCGTCTATGATCATATCAACAATAAGCTTCATCTCATGCACACACTCAAAGTATGCCATTTCAGGCTCGTATCCAGCCTCTACAAGAGTTTCAAAACCAGCTTTCATTAGCTCAGTAACTCCACCGCAAAGAACTGCCTGCTCTCCAAAAAGGTCAGTTTCAGTTTCTTCTTTAAATGTAGTTTCGATAACTCCTGCTCTTGCTCCTCCAAATCCTTGTGCCCAAGCAAGTGCGATTTCTTTTGTGTTTCCTGAAGGGTCTTGCTCTATTGCAATAAGTCCTGGCGTCCCTGTACCTTGAACAAAAGTTCTTCTAACCATGTGTCCTGGTCCTTTAGGTGCTGCTAAGAATACGTTTAGATCTGGTCTTAAGTTTACGATATTGTAAAGAACGTTGAATCCGTGTCCAAATCCTAGGTAAGCTCCCTCTTTAAGATTTGGTTCAATCTGCTCAGCGTAGATTTTACCTTGAGACTCATCTGGGATAAGTATCATTACAACGTCTGCATCTTTTACTGCATTTGCTATAGTATCTGCTTTAAGACCTGCAGCTCTTACTTTTTCCATTGTCTTTGAACCTTCTCTTAATCCTACTGTAACATCTACCCCTGAATCAAAAAGGTTTAAAGCATGTGCATGTCCTTGGCTTCCAAACCCAACTACTACTACCTTTTTCCCCTTTAAGATATCGATGTTACAATCCTTTTCTGTGTACACAGTTACTGCCATTTTTTTATTCCCCCTTATTTATTTTTGATTTATTTTAATGGTGTTGAAAACATTATATTATATCTACACTTACTATATCTACTATTTTGTATAAATTTATTTTTATCTGTTCTAAGAGAGCTTGATCACTTTTGACGACGGCTAAAGTCATTTTTATATTTTCAGGATCTTCTTTACAAGTGTGTGCAACAACACTTTCTAAATTATATCCTTTCTTATTAAATAGATTATAAATTCTCGAATGAGTACTTATTTTATTTTTCGCCGTTATCAAAAGTTCTCTTTTCATATCTTCGCTCCTTATTTTTAAATATTTGGATGAACTAGTGTCTGATATACATTCTTTTTTCTGTCTAAGACACATTCTATTATTACAGGTTCATCAGTGTCAATATTTTCATCACAGGCTTTTACAAGCTCTTCTTCATTGGTTACTTTTATGCCTTTTAAACCATAGGCTTTTGCTATCTGGATAAAATCAGGATTGACATCTAGATATACTCCAAAATGTTTTCCACCTTTGAATGTATCCTGAAGTTGTTTTACCATTCCTAAGGTGCTGTTGTTTATAATTAATATTTTAATGGGAAGTTTATACTGTTTTAGCATAATTATTTCCCCTACACACATCTGGAATCCACCGTCTCCCACAACAGATATAACTGTCGTATCAGGTTTTTTTATCTTGGCGGCTATTGCTGCAGGTATACCAAATCCCATAGCTCCTGCTCCACCTGAAGTTATAAAGGTTTTCGGTTTTCTAAACTTGTAATACTGAGCTACCCACATCTGATGTTGCCCCACATCTGTAGTTATTATAGCATTTTCATCAGTCTTTTGGCTCAGAATTTCAAAAATTCTTCTCGGCTCTAGAGAATACTTCTCACTAAACTTTGTAGGTGAGTATTTACCTCTCAATTCGTCTACCCTGTCTAACCAACGCTGTTCTTTTTTCTCGGAACTCATTTCCGACATTTTACTTAAAACCTCTTTTGCATCACCTTGTATAAATATATCCGCTACAATTATTTTTTTATTTTCAGCAGGGTCTATATCTATATGAACCACTTTGGCTTGATCTAAAAATCCTTCTGTATCACATGTAAGTCTGTTATCTAATCTGGTTCCCACTGCCAAGACGAAATCAGCTTCCTGAATTATTATATTCGTGGCTATACTTCCATGTACTCCTCCCATTCCTAGAAAAAGATTGTTGTCTCCTGGAAAGCCTCCCAATCCTAATAATGAAGAAGTCACTGGTATATTATTTTTAATAGCAAATTCATAAAGTTCATCTGCTGCTCCACTTCGTATTACTCCGGCTCCTGAAATAATTAAAGGCCTTTTAGCAAGTTTAAGGAGTCCTACAGCCTCTTCAACTTTAGTCATGTCCAGCTTTGGAATATGAAGAGATGGAAAAAGATTTAGCTTCTGGTTCAAAAGTATTCTGAACCTCTCTTCACTCATCTCTTCGTTTTGAATATCAGCTGGAAGGTCTATAAGAACCGGACCTGGTCTACCAGTTGTGGCAATATGAAAAGCCTCTTTTAATATTACCGGAAGTTCTTCAATAGATTCTACACTATAATTGTGTTTTGTTATAGGAAGAGTGACTCCTACAATATCCACTTCCTGAAATACATCTTTACCCTTATTAGACCTAGATACCTGACCTGTTATGGCTATCATTGGAGAAGAATCCATATAGGCAGTCATTATCCCCGTAACCAAATTGGTAGCTCCTGGACCTGAAGTGGCCAAGCATACCCCAGGGATGCCCGTAAGCCTTCCTGATGCATCGGCCGCATGAGATGCTCCCTGCTCATGTCTTGGGAGAATAAATTTTATATCATTATCCTCTCGAAGAGCTTCAAAAATGGAAAGTACTGCTCCTCCAGGATATCCGAAAATTTCTTTTATTCCCAGATGTTTCAGAGTCTCTAACAGAATTTGTGCCCCTTTCACGTCTAATGCACCCCCTATCTATTCTATTTATCAGACTACCCTTCGATTGCCCCACTGTAAGCCGATTTAACCTTTTCAGAATACTTTTTCAAATATCCACTTGCCTCTTTTTCAACTATAACTAATTTAGATTTTCTTTTTTCAAGTTCATCTTCGTCTATTACAAAATCAAGAGTCCCTTTGTTTATATCTATTTTTATAGTATCTCCTTCTTCTATAAGACCTATAGGCCCTCCCTCTGCTGCCTCAGGAGAAACATGTCCAATAGCTGCTCCTCTCGTAGCACCGGAGAATCTACCATCAGTAATAAGTGCCACTGTCTTGTCTAGACCTAATCCCACAAGTATGGATGTCGGAGTGAGCATCTCTCTCATTCCAGGTCCTCCCTTTGGACCTTCGTATCTTATTATAATTACATCTCCATCTTTTATCTGTCCGCCCATAAGAGCTGCTACTGTATCTTCTTCACTGTTAAATACTCTTGCAGGTCCGCTGTGAACCTTCATCTCTTCCACAACTCCACCTGATTTTACAACTGCTCCAAGAGGTGCGATATTTCCTTTTAGGACAGTAAGTCCTCCTCTTTGGGTATAGGGGTTAGAAAGTTCTCTTATTACAACTTTATCTGTCACTCTATGTCTTTTTAATACTTCTGACAATTTTCCGTTAACTGTTGTTTCATCTTCTAATATCTTTCCATCTATAAGCTCTCTCATCACTGCATGTACTCCACCTGCACGATCGAGGTCTTCTATAAAATGACTTCCTGCTGGAGAAAGTTTTGATATTTGAGGTACACTCTTGCTCACTTCATCAAAATCATCAAGGGTAAGATCCACGTCAGCATCATTTGCAATAGCTAAAAGATGAAGTACTGTATTTGTAGATCCTCCTAGAGCCATGTCCACTCTAACAGCGTTCATAAATGCTTTTTTAGTCATTATCTCTCTTGGTTTAACCCCGTTTTCAAGAAGTTCCAAAACTCTCATTCCGGCTTCTTTTGCCATCTCCATTCTTTTGGAGAATACTGCAGGAACAGTTCCATTTCCAGGAAGAGCCATACCCAATGCTTCTGTCAGACAGTTCATTGTATTTGCAGTATACATCCCAGCACAAGAACCGCATGTAGGACAGGCCTTTCCTTCTACTTCTGTAAGTTCATCTTCTGATATTTCTCCAGTCTGATATTTCCCTACATATTCAAAAACATCACTAAGAGCTATTTTTTTACCTTTATGAACTCCAGCTAGCATAGGTCCACCACTTATAAAGATAGCTGGTATATTAAGCCTTGCTGCAGCCATAAGCATTCCAGGTACTACTTTATCACAGTTTGGTATAAAAACTAAAGCATCTAAAGCTGCTCCTCTTACTTGAACCTCTATAGTATCAGCGATTATATTTCTAGAAGGCAGTGAATATCTCATTGCATCATTGTTCATAGCCAGTCCGTCACAAACTGCAATTGTAGAGAATTCAAAAGGAACTCCTCCACCCATTCTTATTCCATTTTTTACCGAATCAATTATTGTTTTTAGATGTACATGTCCAGGTACAAGTTCATTGAAGGAACCTACAACCCCTATAAACGGAGCCTGTATCTCTCTCTCTGTAAGTCCTAAAGCCTTTAAAAGACTTCTGTGTGGCGACCTTGCCACTCCTTTTTTTACTACATCACTTTTCATACTTTCCCCTTCCCTTTTTCAATATGAATTACCTATGTTTCACGAAAGATTTTTCTACTTTTGCAGAAGAACCTCTATCTCTTCCATAATTTTTTCTACTACCTCTTTAGTTCCTACGAGTTTTTCCGTTCCACTATAGATGTCACCTGTTCTATATCCTTTTTCAAGTACAAGCTCCACAGATTTTTCTATAATTTTTGCAGCTTCTTCCATATTGAAAGAATGTCTTAGCATCATAGCACCAGATAATATTGTAGCCATAGGGTTAACCTTATCCTGACCCGCGATATCTGGAGCTGAACCGTGAATAGGTTCAAAAAGTCCTACGCCCTTTCCAATACTTGCTGAAGGAAGCATCCCTATAGAACCAGAGATTACGCTAGCTTCATCAGATAATATATCTCCAAACATATTACTTGTAAGTATTACGTCAAACTGTCTAGGATTGATTACAAGCTGCATTGCAGCATTGTCTACATACAGATGACTGAGCTCTACCTCGGGATATTTCTTAGCCACTTTTTCCACTGTTTCTCTCCACAGTTTTGAACTTTCTAGTACATTTGCTTTATCTACACTTGTTACTCTTTTGTCTCTTTTAGAAGCAGCCTCAAATGCTATTTCAGCAATTCTCTCTACTTCTTCAGCAGAATAAGACATTACATCATATGCCTTGTCTCCCTCTCTGCCTTTTTCACCAAAGTAGATACCCCCTATAAGCTCTCTGACTATTAGGATATCCAGGTTATCTCCGATAATACTCTCTTTTAACGGGCTCTTGTCTCTTAGAGAACTATGGATTTTTACAGGTCTTAAGTTTGCAAAAACTCCCAGTTCCTTACGGATCTCAAGTAGTCCTCTTTCCGGTCTTAGATTAGAAGCAACGTTATCCCATTTTGGTCCCCCTACAGCTCCCAAAAATATCGCATCACTTTCTTTACATATATTTTTTGTGGCCTCTGGAAAAGGATGTCCTGCTTCGTCAAGACCTGCTCCCCCTATAGCCCCTCTTGTAAACTGAAGGTCTACGTTATAGGCCTTCCCTACTCTCTCCATTATCTTTACAGCTCCTGAAGTTATCTCTTCCCCTATATAATCTCCAGGTAAAAGTGCTATCTTATATGTTTTTGTATCATTACATTTTGTTTTTTGCATACTTAAATATCCCCCCGGCTTTTACTATTTCATAGGCATCACCCATGGATTTCAAAGAGAACTCTTCTCCTGTTGTTAGGTTCTTTATTGTGCTTTTCTCACCATCTAGTTCTATTTCATCTCCAGTGGAGAATTTATCAAATATTTTAGCTGCCGATTCATATGGTACTAAAAATGCACCATCTATGGCGTTTCTATAAAAGATTCTAGCATAGCTTTCAGCAATTACAGCCTTAACTCCTGCTTTTTCAAGGCACAGAGGTGCATGTTCTCTAGAAGAGCCACAGCCGAAGTTTTTCCCTGCTAACACCACTGTATAGTCACTTGTAAACTCCCCCTCTTTTACAAAAGGGCTGTCTTTTTTTATATCAACTGGAAGTCCTGAAAGTGCATATTTACCATAAAGTTTTGATTCTTCAGGATCATCTACTCTATACACAAGATATGAAGCCGGAATTATCTGATCTGTATCTATATCGTCTCCTAATACGTAAACTTTTCCTTTTATAATATCACTCATCTCTTACTCCCCCTCCATGAACTTTCTCGGATCTGTAATATAACCTGTGACAGCAGACGCCGCTGCTGTATATGGTGATGCAAGATATACTTTTGATTCCATCGATCCCATTCTTCCATGGAAGTTTCTGTTTGTAGTAGAGATTACTACCTCGTTTGCATGAGTTCTTCCAAAGGTATCTTCAGGCCCTCCAAGACATGCCCCACATGACGGTGGCCCTATTAAGCATCCTGCTTTTTCTAGTATTTCCATAAGTGTTTCGTCACCGATTTTTATCTCATTAAGATCTTTTTCTACCTTGGTAGTTGCAGGTACTATAAAGGTATCAACAACTGTTTTTCTTCCCTTTAATATTTCCGCAGCAGCATAGAAGTCTGTAGTCTTTCCTCCTGTGCAAGACCCTATATAAGATCTTGTTATTTTTACATCTTCCAAATTTTTAGCTTTTTCTACATTTGCAGGTGAATAAGGCTGAGCTACCACAGGTTCCATCTCTGCTGCCTCATAGATATGCTCACTCTTGTATGTCGCGTCTGCATCTGAGTGATATACATCAAAAGGTGCATCTGTTCTGGCTTTTACATAATCTATAGTTGTCTGATCTGGTTCGATTATCCCGCATTTACCACCGGCCTCTATAGCCATATTGCAGATAGTCATCCTTTCATCCATATTCAAATCACCTATAGCTTCTCCGTCATATTGCATACAGCAGTAAGTCGCACCGTCAAATCCGATGTCCCCTATAGTCTGAAGAACAATGTCCTTTCCCATTACATATTTAGGGAATTTACCGTTAAAAGTAAATCTTATTGTTTCAGGAACCTTTACCCAAAGTCTTCCTGTTCCCAATATAAATCCAGCATCTGTATTTCCTATCCCTGTGGCAAACTGTCCGAAAGCTCCTGCAGTACATGTATGAGAATCTGTCCCAAACATAACTTTTCCTGGCATTGCATGTCCCTCTTCAGCAAAAGCTATATGGCACACACCTTTATAATCTGATGTAAAAGGCTCATAGTAGTATTTTAGATCTTGTTCTTTCGCAAACTCTTTTACTATTTCAAGATTTCTCATTGCATATTTATCTTTTGTAAAAATATAGTGGTCTGGAATAAGTATAACTTTTTCCTTATCCCACACTTTTGCATTTTCACCAAATTCACGTTTGAATATGGAAGCTGCCCCAGGACCGCAAACGTCATGGGTAAGCAGGTTATCAACATCTACCCAAATGTTCTCACCTGGAACCACTCTTTCTTTATTTGATTTTTTAGCAAGAATTTTTTCAACAATTGTCATTCCCACAGTTTCCCCCCCTATTTATTTACATTTATTAAACTTCTGTTTATAGCATCTATATAAGCTACGGCACTTGCCTCTATTATATCAGTTTTGATACCCTTACCAATATATACTTTACCATCTATTTCCACTTCTACTCTTGCTTCACCTTGTGCATCAGAAGCACTTGTTATACTTTTTATAGAGTAATCTTTAAGTGTGCAATTTTTACATCCAGTTATTGTATTTATGGCGTTGTACACAGCACTTACCGGTCCGTCACCCTCTGCAATTGCAGTTCTTATTTCACTTTTGGCTACCATTTTTACCTCTGCCTGAGTAGTATGTCCCGGTATTCTAGTGATATTAAAACTTGTGAGATCATAAGATTTTTCAACGGTTCTAAGTCCACCAAGGGCTAGAGATTCAATGTCTTCATCTAAAATTTCTTTTTTAATATCTGTAAGTTTTTTAAATTTTTTGAAAATATCGTCTATTTTTTCCTCAGACAATTCATATCCAAGTTCAATTAGCTTATCTTTAAAAGCATGTTTTCCAGAATGTTTTCCGAATACAAGCTTATTTTTTGCTCTTCCTATACTCTCTGGAGTCATTATCTCATAAGTACTGCTGTTTTCCAATACTCCATGCTGATGTATACCAGATTCATGGGCAAAGGCGTTGTCACCTACCACAGCTTTGTTTGGCTGTATATCCACCCCAGTAAGCTTGCTTACTGTCTTACTTACGTGATAAATCTTGCTGTGATTTATTCCGCATTCTACACCATAACCTTCAGGTCTTACCTTAAGCGTCATAGCAAGCTCCTCTATAGCTGTGTTTCCTGCTCTTTCTCCTAGACCGTTTACAGTACACTCTATCTGTGCTGCCCCTGCACGAATTGCAGCTAAGGCATTTGCTGTAGCCAGTCCAAGATCATTATGGCAATGAACTGCGATTTCAGCTTTATCTATGTTTGGTACATTTTCTTTTATACCTTTTACTATCTCATAAAATTCCTCAGGATACGTAAATCCAACTGTATCTGGAATATTTACTACTATAGCTCCTGCATCGATAACTCCCTCTAAAACTCTGTAAAGGAATTCAGGTCTTGTTCTAGAAGCATCCTCGCATGAAAATTGAACTTCACAGCCTTTGGATTTTGCATACTTTACCATCTCTACAGCCTGGTTATATACTTCATCTTCTGACATCTTAAGCTTGTATTTCATATGAATATCGGATGTCGCTATAAAAGTATGTATTCTTGGATACTTTGCTTCTTTTACTGCATCCCATGCTCTGTCTATATCTTTTTCAGTTGCTCTGGCTAGAGAAGCGACTTTACATTTTTTTATAGTCTTAGCCACTTCTTTTATTGCATCAAAGTCGGCTTGAGAAGCTATGGCGAATCCAGCCTCTATAATGTCCACATTTAGTTCTTCCAGATTTTTTGCAATTGTTAACTTTTCTTCGATTGAAAGGTTTACCCCTGGTGTTTGCTCCCCGTCCCTAAGAGTTGTGTCAAAAATCTTAACTTTTCTCATTTTTTCCCCCTTTATTCTTCTCAAACTGTATAAAAAAAGCAGCCTAGTAGGCTGCTTAATAATCCCAAATTCTCGTTTTTCCCCATTCATCAAAACCCGTACCTGGTTATAACGAAACAAACCCTCTGTTTAAAAGGGCTGGAGATAAATGACTTAAGCTCCTAACACTGTTTATCTCTATTCTACTTTGTTGGTTTAGGACTAGCAGTAGGACCAGCAGCAGAGATAGCAGTAGAGATATTGAAATCGTGTAGGATATTATCATTTTTCTTCCTCCTTTTCGTTAATTGCCATTGTTTTTCGTGTTATGTAGAATTTTAACAAAATGGAGTTATAATGTCAACTAAAATAATGAAGTACAGTTAAACTTTTTATCTGATAAAGAGAACTTTTCAATATAAAATAACATTTTATATATCGCTCCCTACTAAAAAACCCTTTATTTAAAAAGAATAAAAAAATTTATTTGAAAATAAAATTACATATTAAATTTATTTTCACTCTTGTTTTTTTATATTTTTGTATTAGATTTATTTTACACTTGTTTACC
This window encodes:
- the leuB gene encoding 3-isopropylmalate dehydrogenase: MQKTKCNDTKTYKIALLPGDYIGEEITSGAVKIMERVGKAYNVDLQFTRGAIGGAGLDEAGHPFPEATKNICKESDAIFLGAVGGPKWDNVASNLRPERGLLEIRKELGVFANLRPVKIHSSLRDKSPLKESIIGDNLDILIVRELIGGIYFGEKGREGDKAYDVMSYSAEEVERIAEIAFEAASKRDKRVTSVDKANVLESSKLWRETVEKVAKKYPEVELSHLYVDNAAMQLVINPRQFDVILTSNMFGDILSDEASVISGSIGMLPSASIGKGVGLFEPIHGSAPDIAGQDKVNPMATILSGAMMLRHSFNMEEAAKIIEKSVELVLEKGYRTGDIYSGTEKLVGTKEVVEKIMEEIEVLLQK
- a CDS encoding carbon starvation CstA family protein, with amino-acid sequence MYSYFISVAMLISAYFIYGKYLEKNFGVDSRDTPVTTMNDGVDYVEINWKKALLIQFLNIAGLGPVTGAIAGAMWGPAAFLWIVFGCIFAGSVHDYYAGLISMRHSGKNIPELIGKYLGKGAERFIKIVTVILLIIVGIAFITGPAEIMKSYTGISKEIWLFLIAIYYIIATMLPIDKIIGKIYPIFGASLIIMVVALMASLLIKGYSIPEVSFQNLHPAGKPIFPFMFVVISCGAISGFHSTQSVLMGRCLKSEFSGRKAFYGAMIIEGIVALTWAAIAIAFFGGTEGLAQSGGGMVAISEISKSLLGKAGIILVGFGVIALPISTGDTAFRSARLTIADAVGIEQKSFKNRILVSAPLFLVAGFMSQLGFTTLWRYVAFTNQILATFTLWMCTYFLIKNNKNMFVTGVPASFMTGVMTCYILMAPEGLRMTGSVPYFGGVIVGIVSLVLVINKNKVSKNTGYLKEA
- the ilvC gene encoding ketol-acid reductoisomerase; protein product: MAVTVYTEKDCNIDILKGKKVVVVGFGSQGHAHALNLFDSGVDVTVGLREGSKTMEKVRAAGLKADTIANAVKDADVVMILIPDESQGKIYAEQIEPNLKEGAYLGFGHGFNVLYNIVNLRPDLNVFLAAPKGPGHMVRRTFVQGTGTPGLIAIEQDPSGNTKEIALAWAQGFGGARAGVIETTFKEETETDLFGEQAVLCGGVTELMKAGFETLVEAGYEPEMAYFECVHEMKLIVDMIIDGGFTSMRDSISNTAEYGDYITGTKVITKESREGMKEVLKDIQDGTFARNFIKECETMEFMNEKRKTEQEHQVEKVGNELRGMMSWLKK
- the ilvB gene encoding biosynthetic-type acetolactate synthase large subunit: MKGAQILLETLKHLGIKEIFGYPGGAVLSIFEALREDNDIKFILPRHEQGASHAADASGRLTGIPGVCLATSGPGATNLVTGIMTAYMDSSPMIAITGQVSRSNKGKDVFQEVDIVGVTLPITKHNYSVESIEELPVILKEAFHIATTGRPGPVLIDLPADIQNEEMSEERFRILLNQKLNLFPSLHIPKLDMTKVEEAVGLLKLAKRPLIISGAGVIRSGAADELYEFAIKNNIPVTSSLLGLGGFPGDNNLFLGMGGVHGSIATNIIIQEADFVLAVGTRLDNRLTCDTEGFLDQAKVVHIDIDPAENKKIIVADIFIQGDAKEVLSKMSEMSSEKKEQRWLDRVDELRGKYSPTKFSEKYSLEPRRIFEILSQKTDENAIITTDVGQHQMWVAQYYKFRKPKTFITSGGAGAMGFGIPAAIAAKIKKPDTTVISVVGDGGFQMCVGEIIMLKQYKLPIKILIINNSTLGMVKQLQDTFKGGKHFGVYLDVNPDFIQIAKAYGLKGIKVTNEEELVKACDENIDTDEPVIIECVLDRKKNVYQTLVHPNI
- a CDS encoding acetolactate synthase small subunit: MKRELLITAKNKISTHSRIYNLFNKKGYNLESVVAHTCKEDPENIKMTLAVVKSDQALLEQIKINLYKIVDIVSVDII
- the ilvD gene encoding dihydroxy-acid dehydratase, which gives rise to MKSDVVKKGVARSPHRSLLKALGLTEREIQAPFIGVVGSFNELVPGHVHLKTIIDSVKNGIRMGGGVPFEFSTIAVCDGLAMNNDAMRYSLPSRNIIADTIEVQVRGAALDALVFIPNCDKVVPGMLMAAARLNIPAIFISGGPMLAGVHKGKKIALSDVFEYVGKYQTGEISEDELTEVEGKACPTCGSCAGMYTANTMNCLTEALGMALPGNGTVPAVFSKRMEMAKEAGMRVLELLENGVKPREIMTKKAFMNAVRVDMALGGSTNTVLHLLAIANDADVDLTLDDFDEVSKSVPQISKLSPAGSHFIEDLDRAGGVHAVMRELIDGKILEDETTVNGKLSEVLKRHRVTDKVVIRELSNPYTQRGGLTVLKGNIAPLGAVVKSGGVVEEMKVHSGPARVFNSEEDTVAALMGGQIKDGDVIIIRYEGPKGGPGMREMLTPTSILVGLGLDKTVALITDGRFSGATRGAAIGHVSPEAAEGGPIGLIEEGDTIKIDINKGTLDFVIDEDELEKRKSKLVIVEKEASGYLKKYSEKVKSAYSGAIEG